Genomic window (Clostridia bacterium):
GTTCGGCCTCACGGAACCGAACGCCGGCAGCGACGCCGGGGGCACAGAGACCACCGCGCGCCGGGACGGCGCCGACTGGGTCATCCGCGGCCGGAAGATCTTCATCACCAACGCGGCGTACGCGGGCGTCGTCGTGACGGCGGCCTCCACCTCTCCTGAAAAGGGAAACCGCGGCATCACCGCGTTCCTCGTTCCCCGGTCGGCGCCGGGCTTCAAAGTGGGGCGCGCCATCGAAAAGATGGGACTGCACAGCTCGGACACGCGTGAGCTTCTGTTCGAAGACTGCCGCATCCCCGCGGATCACGTGCTGGGCGAGGTCGACCGCGGCTTCCCCATCTTCCTCGACACCTTGGATGGGGGCCGTATCGGCATCGGCGCCTTGTCCGTCGGCATCGCGCAGGGGGCCTTCGACGCGGCTCTGGAGTACGCGCGGACGCGGCGCCAGTTCCAGCGGCCGATCGGGCAGTTTCAGGCGATCCAGTTCAAGCTGGCCGAACTCCACGCCCGGATCGAGGCCGCGCGCCTGGCCGTGTGGCACGCCGCCTGGCTGCGCGACCGCGGCCGGCCCTACAAGAAGGAAGCCGCCATCGCCAAGATGTTGGCGTCCGAGCTGTGCGTCGACGCCACGCGGGAAGCGGTGCAAATCCTCGGGGGTTACGGCTACACGCGCGACTACCCCGTCGAACGGTTCTACCGGGACGCGAAGCTGATGGAGATCGGCGAAGGGACTTCGGAAATCCAGAGGCTCGTCATCGCGCGAGAACTCGGACTCTAGGGAGGCGAAGCATGAAGG
Coding sequences:
- a CDS encoding acyl-CoA dehydrogenase family protein — translated: MNFELDDAHRLLRDTVREFARQRVAPGAAARDRDHRFPEDLIPEMAELGLWGLPFPEEYGGAGGDTLSVALALEELGRVDASLALTLAAHISLAAMPIYRFGTEAQKREFLVPLARGEYLGAFGLTEPNAGSDAGGTETTARRDGADWVIRGRKIFITNAAYAGVVVTAASTSPEKGNRGITAFLVPRSAPGFKVGRAIEKMGLHSSDTRELLFEDCRIPADHVLGEVDRGFPIFLDTLDGGRIGIGALSVGIAQGAFDAALEYARTRRQFQRPIGQFQAIQFKLAELHARIEAARLAVWHAAWLRDRGRPYKKEAAIAKMLASELCVDATREAVQILGGYGYTRDYPVERFYRDAKLMEIGEGTSEIQRLVIARELGL